The following coding sequences lie in one Rhizobium rhododendri genomic window:
- a CDS encoding P1 family peptidase gives MTVSRNLLTDIEGVSVGHCTDLKLGSGVTVIVFDAPAVASGTVMGGAPGGRDTALLDPSMSVGAVDALVLSGGSAFGLDAAGGVQAALREIGRGLQVGTTRVPIVPQAILMDLLNGGDKDWGLHSPYRDMGYEAFVAATKGEFTLGSIGAGTGATTATFKGGLGSASAVTSGGHRIAALVAVNALGTPTIGDGPHFWAAPFEENNEFGGLGMPPAISTADRAMRLKGVNITATTIGVVVTDAIVTKVEAHRLSIMAQDGLARALLPAHLPFDGDTVFAASTGARPMEGMIDFLELCQLSTTVMARAIARGVHQATALPFDGAQPAWGDLFGSSRP, from the coding sequence GTGACCGTTTCCCGCAATCTGCTGACTGACATAGAGGGTGTTTCCGTCGGCCACTGCACCGACCTAAAGCTCGGGTCCGGTGTCACCGTCATCGTCTTCGATGCACCGGCCGTTGCTTCCGGCACGGTGATGGGCGGCGCGCCCGGCGGGCGGGATACGGCGCTGCTCGATCCGTCGATGTCGGTGGGCGCAGTCGATGCGCTCGTGCTTTCAGGAGGCTCGGCATTCGGGCTGGATGCGGCGGGCGGCGTACAGGCGGCGCTGCGCGAGATTGGACGCGGATTGCAGGTCGGCACCACGCGCGTGCCGATCGTACCACAGGCGATCCTGATGGATCTGCTGAACGGAGGAGACAAGGACTGGGGCCTGCATTCCCCCTATCGCGACATGGGCTATGAGGCATTCGTCGCAGCGACCAAGGGCGAATTTACCCTCGGAAGCATCGGTGCCGGCACTGGGGCCACGACGGCAACGTTCAAGGGAGGCCTTGGGTCGGCGAGTGCTGTCACAAGCGGCGGACACCGAATTGCCGCGCTGGTCGCAGTCAATGCGCTGGGCACGCCTACCATCGGAGACGGTCCGCATTTCTGGGCCGCGCCGTTCGAGGAGAACAACGAATTCGGAGGTCTTGGCATGCCTCCCGCCATTTCCACGGCAGACCGGGCGATGCGCTTGAAGGGGGTCAATATCACGGCAACCACCATCGGCGTCGTCGTCACGGATGCCATCGTCACCAAAGTGGAGGCACACCGGCTGTCAATCATGGCGCAGGACGGACTGGCTCGCGCCCTGTTGCCGGCCCATCTGCCATTCGACGGCGACACAGTCTTTGCAGCATCGACCGGCGCCCGGCCGATGGAAGGCATGATTGACTTTCTCGAACTCTGCCAACTCTCGACGACGGTGATGGCACGCGCTATTGCACGTGGCGTCCATCAAGCAACTGCCCTGCCCTTCGACGGCGCACAGCCAGCCTGGGGTGACCTGTTCGGATCCTCGAGGCCCTGA